Proteins from one candidate division WOR-3 bacterium genomic window:
- the aspS gene encoding aspartate--tRNA(Asn) ligase produces the protein MERVLGRDFKRFIGKEILFKGWLAQIRKLGGITFLLLRDRTGEIQGVLEKRSLFLPPKESCVEVVGVVKQERQAPGGIELVIKEIKTISEAKELPFEIGRERYLNVKLDTLLDYRPLVLRNPKVGTIFRVEAEIVKNFREFLTKKDFLEVFTSKIISQATEGGSALFKIQYFEQEAYLTQSPQFYKQMLVGAGYERVFEVGFVYRAEEHDTSRHLNEYLSLDLEMGFISDEGEVMDLEEELLRYIISRLNERQDYLKVFGISEISFPKGIPRITFEEAKEILSGDKGCDLTFEEERNLARYVKERYDSDFVFVTKFPYFLRPFYTMPDEKRPYCRSFDLLYRGVEVTTGSQRIHEAKVLRDNLVAFGLRPEDFGFYLMIFDYGMPPHGGLAIGLERLTVGLLGLRNIREASLFPRDRKRLIP, from the coding sequence ATGGAAAGGGTCTTAGGGCGCGACTTTAAGAGATTTATCGGAAAAGAGATACTCTTTAAGGGTTGGTTGGCTCAGATAAGGAAATTGGGGGGGATAACTTTTCTTCTCTTGCGCGACCGGACCGGAGAGATCCAAGGGGTCTTAGAGAAGAGAAGTCTCTTTTTACCTCCTAAGGAGTCCTGCGTGGAGGTGGTGGGGGTAGTGAAACAGGAGAGGCAGGCACCGGGGGGAATAGAACTTGTAATTAAAGAGATAAAGACCATCTCGGAGGCGAAAGAACTACCATTTGAGATCGGGCGGGAGAGATACCTGAATGTGAAATTGGATACCCTTCTTGACTATCGGCCCTTGGTTTTAAGAAATCCGAAGGTGGGGACGATATTTCGGGTGGAGGCGGAGATTGTTAAAAACTTTCGGGAGTTTTTAACCAAAAAGGACTTTTTGGAGGTCTTTACCTCAAAGATTATCTCCCAGGCGACGGAAGGTGGTTCGGCTCTCTTCAAGATCCAGTATTTTGAACAAGAGGCTTATCTCACCCAGAGCCCCCAGTTTTATAAACAGATGCTGGTTGGGGCAGGCTACGAGCGGGTATTTGAGGTGGGCTTTGTTTATCGGGCGGAAGAGCATGACACCTCGCGCCATCTCAACGAGTATCTCTCTTTGGACTTAGAGATGGGTTTCATTTCCGATGAGGGGGAGGTGATGGATCTGGAGGAGGAGTTATTGAGGTATATCATCTCGCGCCTTAATGAGCGACAAGACTACCTTAAAGTTTTTGGGATTTCCGAGATTTCTTTTCCGAAGGGGATTCCGCGGATTACATTTGAGGAGGCGAAGGAGATTCTTTCCGGGGATAAGGGGTGTGATTTAACCTTTGAGGAGGAGAGGAATTTGGCAAGGTATGTTAAGGAGAGGTATGATTCGGACTTTGTTTTTGTGACCAAGTTTCCCTATTTTTTGCGTCCCTTTTATACGATGCCGGATGAGAAGAGGCCATATTGTCGGAGTTTTGATTTACTTTATCGGGGGGTGGAGGTGACGACGGGGAGTCAGAGGATTCATGAGGCGAAGGTTTTAAGGGATAATTTGGTGGCGTTTGGGCTCCGGCCGGAGGATTTCGGGTTTTATTTAATGATATTTGATTATGGGATGCCGCCCCACGGGGGACTGGCGATTGGGTTGGAGAGATTGACGGTGGGTTTATTGGGGTTGAGGAATATTCGGGAGGCGAGTTTATTCCCCCGCGATAGAAAACGCCTTATTCCATAA
- a CDS encoding TonB-dependent receptor, whose amino-acid sequence MWRIFPIFLLFAIVFAGPTGKIVGKVVDAQTNEPLVGCDVLVVGTELGASVEKDGRYSIINVPVGTYDVEASMVGYEPVIVKGVRVMADQVTTVNFKLRPTVIEQKPVEVIGERPMVVPSAVQTTRIASAEDIARLPVTQITQLISLSAGVVSRGGFQYIRGGRNDEIVTLVDGIAAVDPFYHIAYHRPPSQSVEEVQLITGGFDAEYGEAMSGVVQISTKEGGERLAGGFRYTTDDFLPEDLDFGYNLTQLNFGGPLFSKSFRFFFSGEIWNADDASPTRYKLNKPRQEYTGQGKFTYRLPKTRVSLDYYTSCLQWDIFSNSWKYWLKRAGAVRSYGDKFGFGLNTMPDKNTVLEVKLGYHYYDRMQSVRSYEDEEKDKGHLLEKLGIWQRYIMKSEDFVFRNERIPGHPIYDNKPAPPETAILYLFKDQKAAWEEGTPYTTNNPWGVYGMFYGVGDYRLWHYRQSKTYIGKLDYTKQLGTVHEVKTGFETKFYNLWLLENSLPWTSMPFWDAYRKKPYQLACYLQDRANFEDLVVRAGLRFDFINPRSKKDATPYNVIDDSMIPAKPKFKISPRLGIAFPITERIKFRFSYGHFFQTPSFTNLYESLEADIVRRGNIIVGDPDLEAQKTVAYETGFEAQLSDVFAFDLTLFYKDIYDLVGTRPISALPMSYTILTNVEYGRTFGFELGFQKRLSRAWQARANYTFSIAKGTAADAWQWYSYNYQGIPFTQIDYYLDYDQRHLVNFDFGLAFPQDFFFFPLRDFNAGFVFTYGTGFPYTPTDLRGTRTGDLNSGRMPATWNADLRLSKEFRLGGIRPVLVCDILNVFNHINVTSVHAATGLPNFDGQVYTIGEFTYGHIPGDPTYHPARDYNHDGYINQWERYDSYIQARRDYVDSPTNYGPPRRIRLGLEFGF is encoded by the coding sequence ATGTGGCGAATTTTTCCCATTTTTCTTCTCTTCGCCATAGTTTTTGCCGGTCCAACCGGCAAGATTGTGGGAAAGGTGGTTGACGCTCAGACGAACGAGCCCTTAGTCGGTTGTGATGTCTTAGTCGTCGGAACGGAACTTGGTGCCAGTGTGGAGAAGGATGGAAGGTATTCTATTATTAATGTCCCGGTGGGCACTTATGATGTGGAGGCGAGTATGGTCGGTTATGAGCCGGTGATTGTCAAGGGCGTCCGGGTGATGGCTGACCAGGTGACGACGGTCAACTTCAAGTTGCGCCCGACGGTGATTGAGCAGAAGCCGGTGGAGGTGATTGGCGAGCGGCCGATGGTGGTGCCGAGCGCGGTCCAGACCACCCGGATCGCCTCCGCGGAGGATATCGCCCGGCTGCCGGTGACCCAGATTACGCAGTTGATTAGTCTTTCGGCGGGTGTCGTCTCCCGGGGTGGCTTCCAGTATATCCGGGGTGGCCGGAATGATGAGATCGTCACTTTGGTTGATGGCATTGCCGCGGTTGACCCATTCTATCATATCGCCTATCACCGTCCGCCTTCGCAATCGGTAGAAGAAGTACAGTTAATTACTGGTGGCTTTGATGCGGAATACGGCGAGGCGATGTCCGGGGTAGTTCAGATCTCCACTAAGGAAGGTGGCGAAAGGCTCGCCGGGGGTTTCCGGTATACGACGGATGATTTCCTACCGGAGGATTTAGACTTCGGGTATAATCTCACCCAATTGAATTTTGGTGGTCCTCTATTTTCTAAGTCTTTCCGGTTCTTCTTCTCCGGGGAGATCTGGAATGCCGATGATGCCTCACCCACCCGGTATAAGTTAAATAAGCCCAGGCAGGAATATACTGGTCAGGGTAAGTTCACTTATCGTTTGCCCAAGACGCGTGTTTCTTTGGATTACTACACTTCTTGTTTGCAGTGGGATATCTTCTCTAATTCTTGGAAGTATTGGTTAAAGAGGGCGGGGGCGGTTCGTAGTTATGGGGATAAGTTCGGTTTTGGCCTCAATACGATGCCGGATAAGAATACGGTCTTAGAGGTGAAGTTGGGTTATCACTATTACGACCGGATGCAATCGGTGCGCAGTTATGAGGACGAAGAGAAGGATAAGGGGCATCTCTTGGAGAAGTTGGGCATCTGGCAGAGGTATATTATGAAGTCAGAGGACTTTGTCTTTAGAAACGAAAGGATTCCTGGTCATCCGATTTATGATAATAAACCGGCACCACCCGAGACCGCGATTTTGTATCTCTTTAAGGACCAGAAGGCGGCGTGGGAAGAAGGAACTCCCTATACCACGAATAACCCCTGGGGTGTTTATGGAATGTTTTATGGGGTTGGCGATTATCGGCTCTGGCACTATCGGCAGTCAAAGACCTATATCGGGAAACTTGATTATACGAAGCAACTCGGAACGGTCCATGAGGTAAAGACCGGTTTTGAGACGAAGTTTTATAACCTGTGGCTCCTTGAAAACTCTCTGCCCTGGACCTCCATGCCCTTCTGGGATGCTTACCGAAAGAAGCCCTATCAACTCGCCTGTTATTTACAGGATCGGGCAAACTTTGAGGATTTGGTTGTGAGGGCGGGCTTGCGGTTTGATTTTATCAATCCCCGTTCCAAAAAGGATGCGACCCCTTACAATGTGATTGACGATTCTATGATCCCGGCGAAACCGAAGTTTAAGATCTCCCCAAGGTTGGGGATTGCCTTCCCGATTACCGAAAGGATTAAGTTCCGGTTCTCGTATGGCCATTTCTTCCAGACCCCATCCTTTACCAATCTCTATGAGAGTTTGGAGGCGGACATTGTGCGCCGGGGCAATATCATTGTTGGCGATCCGGACTTGGAGGCGCAGAAGACGGTCGCCTATGAGACCGGTTTTGAAGCCCAACTCTCCGATGTTTTTGCCTTTGACTTAACCCTCTTCTATAAAGATATCTATGACTTAGTCGGGACAAGACCAATCTCCGCGCTGCCGATGAGTTATACCATCTTGACCAATGTGGAATACGGAAGGACCTTCGGTTTTGAGTTGGGTTTCCAGAAGCGATTGAGTCGCGCCTGGCAGGCGCGGGCGAATTATACCTTCTCAATTGCCAAGGGGACCGCGGCTGACGCCTGGCAGTGGTATAGTTATAACTACCAAGGGATTCCCTTCACCCAGATTGACTATTACTTAGACTACGACCAGAGGCATCTTGTCAATTTTGACTTTGGTCTTGCCTTCCCGCAAGATTTCTTCTTCTTCCCCTTGCGCGACTTTAATGCGGGTTTCGTGTTCACCTACGGCACCGGCTTCCCTTATACCCCAACCGATTTACGGGGCACAAGAACCGGGGATTTGAACTCCGGAAGGATGCCTGCCACCTGGAATGCGGATTTAAGGCTTTCAAAGGAATTTCGGCTCGGTGGCATCCGGCCGGTTTTGGTCTGCGACATCTTGAACGTGTTTAATCATATCAATGTGACCAGTGTCCACGCGGCGACCGGCTTACCCAACTTTGACGGTCAGGTCTATACGATTGGGGAATTTACCTATGGCCATATCCCGGGGGATCCGACCTATCATCCGGCAAGGGATTATAACCATGATGGCTACATTAACCAGTGGGAGCGGTATGATTCTTATATCCAGGCAAGGCGGGATTATGTTGACTCCCCAACCAACTATGGACCACCGAGGAGGATTAGGTTGGGACTGGAATTTGGATTTTAG
- a CDS encoding PorV/PorQ family protein, which translates to MRKRTLILILITLFLFSFAQEEKEPFDKRGTTAAPFLKIGVGRATGMGEAFVALSDDPSAIFYNPSGLTHLTKREIMVNYIDWLADVTHNYLSFCTPITGLGVLGLSVCALNIGDLEYYRVDSLGTPVREDDSLLMTFPCADFSFGISFARMITDKLSFGTTVKGIYEKIWDMVASSIALDLGLHYNTGFRSLRLGASMSNFGQEMSFSGRQLDRIEKDPVTGKEVPVRYKTTPFALPTIFRFGIAYNLIDKEREKLVSCLDLVHYNDINETFNFGLEYNIGNLLFLRGGYILNTSETYRSAEKGVGPLTGLSGGLGLAFKTGENLSWLLNYNYRHNQFLSGSHRLTLNIGF; encoded by the coding sequence ATGAGAAAGCGAACACTAATTCTAATTTTAATTACCCTTTTCCTTTTCTCCTTCGCCCAGGAGGAGAAGGAACCCTTTGATAAAAGGGGTACGACCGCCGCTCCTTTCTTAAAGATTGGGGTTGGTCGGGCTACCGGAATGGGAGAGGCATTTGTTGCCTTATCCGATGATCCTTCTGCCATCTTCTATAACCCGAGTGGTCTCACCCATCTCACCAAGCGGGAGATAATGGTTAACTACATTGATTGGCTTGCGGATGTTACCCATAACTACCTCTCTTTCTGCACACCGATCACCGGGCTGGGGGTTTTGGGTCTTTCGGTTTGCGCCTTAAACATTGGCGATTTAGAATACTATCGGGTTGATAGTTTGGGAACACCGGTGCGGGAAGATGACTCTTTACTTATGACCTTCCCTTGTGCCGATTTCTCCTTTGGCATCTCTTTTGCCCGGATGATTACCGACAAACTATCCTTTGGGACAACCGTGAAGGGGATTTACGAAAAGATTTGGGATATGGTCGCTTCCAGTATCGCCTTAGACCTTGGTTTACACTACAATACCGGCTTCCGTTCTTTAAGGCTTGGTGCTTCTATGTCTAACTTCGGTCAGGAGATGTCTTTTTCCGGAAGGCAATTGGACCGGATTGAAAAGGATCCGGTGACGGGTAAAGAGGTTCCGGTTCGGTATAAGACAACCCCCTTTGCCCTCCCGACCATTTTCCGTTTCGGGATTGCCTACAACCTGATTGATAAAGAGAGGGAGAAGTTGGTCTCCTGTTTGGACCTTGTCCACTATAACGATATCAACGAGACCTTCAATTTCGGTTTGGAGTATAATATCGGGAATCTCCTCTTTCTGCGCGGTGGTTATATCTTAAATACCAGTGAGACCTACCGCAGTGCCGAAAAAGGGGTTGGTCCGCTTACCGGTTTATCGGGTGGTTTGGGTTTAGCCTTCAAGACCGGGGAGAATCTCTCTTGGCTTTTGAACTACAACTACCGCCACAACCAGTTCCTTTCCGGTTCTCATCGGCTCACGCTTAATATCGGGTTTTAA
- a CDS encoding clostripain-related cysteine peptidase — protein sequence MARIFLFLLVFGLLPATEWTVIFYLDGDNGLSQAAASLLESMSRFGRNPNVKIVALIDYLSSPPAVYEILSGEKHLKVSLPERDLADINFFSEFITFCRENYPAPKYILIFYDHGNGWYPEVFPLIQRAILYDASSGNSVGVAGGGLKDFLRRAKEILGKEITIVLFDACLMGEIEVLSEIKDYCQICLASPSLIPIVAWDYEGFLDTLEKNPKIKAEELARVLIDLIKRKGGEGTYSAYDLSLLRKVNLKELTEKLRRKERLFLEAKRRLCLTYPLQEAPPSPQDCHIDLLYFLKILGMETKLRKTLIATNKEEVSGLGVWFPFTYGEFKRWYRDYLTLQFSKESFWGHFLYYYYGIDDIKPTPSKLTKSEVGEENEFVISWQPSFDFAPVNYHLYSFTASETIFFDSANDLNRWEGDFTLSGRAHSRPFSFFSGIGNHRESSLRLKEALSLPEGGILFFWVYYETEEEYFDGERKRDILYVEISRDGKNWERIDSLYGRNLTWRLFSYLLPPAPNLFLGFRYQADSTRNLLGVFIDDITVLSLSQLRRYGLVLKDTFFVLFNQPKGIYHFFLIPEDSCGNRGFLSDFLTQEVEKPARPFSFPSPFFSETGIFLDGEEKGDLVIVDILGRVRRRLSFSQREIYFDGRDGYGRRLPPGIYFLKSKKGRGGKICKVGF from the coding sequence ATGGCAAGAATCTTCCTTTTCCTTTTAGTTTTTGGTCTATTGCCGGCTACGGAGTGGACGGTAATTTTTTATTTGGATGGCGATAATGGTCTCTCCCAAGCCGCGGCTAGTCTTTTAGAAAGTATGAGTCGCTTTGGCAGGAATCCGAATGTAAAGATTGTGGCTCTAATTGATTACCTTTCTTCTCCGCCTGCGGTTTATGAGATTCTTTCCGGGGAGAAGCACTTAAAAGTTTCTCTCCCGGAAAGGGATTTGGCAGATATAAATTTCTTTTCTGAGTTTATCACCTTCTGTCGGGAAAATTATCCCGCCCCGAAGTATATTTTAATCTTCTATGACCACGGCAATGGCTGGTATCCAGAAGTTTTTCCTCTCATTCAGCGGGCAATTCTTTATGATGCCTCATCCGGAAATTCGGTTGGCGTAGCCGGGGGAGGTTTGAAAGATTTTTTAAGAAGGGCAAAGGAGATTTTGGGTAAGGAGATCACAATCGTTCTCTTTGATGCCTGCCTGATGGGAGAGATTGAAGTTCTAAGCGAAATAAAGGACTATTGCCAAATTTGTCTTGCTTCTCCTTCTTTAATCCCCATCGTTGCCTGGGACTATGAAGGTTTCTTGGATACCTTGGAGAAGAACCCAAAAATCAAAGCGGAGGAGTTGGCTCGGGTTTTAATTGACCTAATTAAAAGGAAAGGGGGGGAGGGGACTTATTCCGCTTATGATTTATCCCTTTTGAGAAAGGTTAACCTGAAAGAGTTGACTGAAAAGTTGAGAAGGAAGGAGAGACTTTTTTTAGAAGCAAAAAGGAGGCTCTGCCTCACCTATCCCCTCCAGGAGGCTCCTCCCTCTCCCCAGGATTGTCATATTGACCTTCTTTACTTCTTAAAAATTTTGGGGATGGAAACCAAATTAAGAAAGACACTCATTGCCACCAATAAAGAAGAAGTCTCGGGTCTTGGAGTTTGGTTTCCTTTCACCTATGGGGAGTTTAAGCGCTGGTATAGGGATTACCTCACCTTACAATTTTCAAAAGAGTCCTTCTGGGGGCATTTCCTCTACTATTACTACGGGATTGACGATATAAAACCGACACCAAGTAAACTGACGAAAAGTGAGGTAGGCGAAGAGAACGAATTTGTCATCTCTTGGCAACCTTCCTTTGACTTCGCTCCGGTTAACTACCACCTCTATTCTTTTACCGCTTCGGAAACCATCTTCTTTGATTCCGCAAATGACTTAAACAGATGGGAGGGAGATTTTACCCTTTCCGGTCGGGCTCATTCCCGGCCTTTCTCCTTCTTCTCGGGGATCGGTAATCATCGGGAGAGCAGTTTAAGGTTAAAGGAGGCACTCTCTTTGCCCGAGGGGGGGATTTTATTCTTCTGGGTGTATTACGAAACCGAAGAGGAGTACTTTGATGGCGAAAGAAAAAGGGATATATTATATGTTGAAATCTCAAGGGATGGTAAGAATTGGGAAAGGATAGATTCCCTATACGGAAGGAATTTAACCTGGCGTCTCTTCTCTTATCTCCTTCCTCCCGCCCCCAATCTCTTTTTAGGATTTCGCTACCAAGCGGATAGCACCCGAAATCTCCTTGGGGTCTTCATTGACGACATTACCGTTCTTTCCCTCTCCCAATTAAGAAGGTACGGTTTGGTGCTTAAAGATACCTTTTTTGTCCTCTTTAATCAACCAAAAGGAATCTACCATTTCTTTCTCATCCCCGAAGATTCTTGTGGCAATAGAGGTTTCCTTTCCGATTTCCTTACCCAGGAGGTAGAAAAACCTGCTCGTCCTTTCTCTTTCCCCTCGCCTTTCTTTTCGGAAACGGGGATATTCCTGGATGGGGAGGAGAAGGGGGATTTGGTGATAGTTGACATTTTGGGCAGGGTTAGACGGCGGCTCTCTTTTTCCCAAAGGGAAATTTATTTTGATGGTCGGGACGGTTATGGAAGAAGACTTCCTCCGGGCATCTATTTTCTCAAAAGCAAAAAGGGGAGAGGGGGAAAGATATGTAAAGTAGGCTTTTAG
- a CDS encoding MFS transporter yields MTAKSIGNRLGALSYKNFRLFWFGQIISLIGTWVQNVARSWLVLQLSNSPFILGLVAFIGSIPILIFSLLGGLFADRVYKRNLLLFTQTTLTILAFLLAGLVYLQLIRVWHILILEALAGMVFAFDAPGRQSFVKELVNKEDLMNAVALNSLIFNLARMIGPAVAGLLITTVGIAFCFLVNGLSFLPVIFGLIFIRTAFLPPEKSSYSKDLKDAFRYILKNREILLLILMVGFLSVFGVSFLTLVPVFARDILRVGVKGYGMMMSAVGFGSLSGASLLAILGKDLKKGKVIIIASFSFALFLLIFSFQKLFLPSLFLLFGLGLWVIMQNVTVNTILQEVVPDNLRGRVMSFYVMMFMGMFPVGSLLAGAVAQKFGAPVATAFGSIVILIWSLYVSLAKLLPQEI; encoded by the coding sequence GTGACAGCAAAGAGCATTGGAAATAGGCTTGGGGCTTTAAGTTATAAAAACTTCCGCCTCTTCTGGTTTGGACAGATAATCTCTTTAATCGGAACTTGGGTGCAGAATGTTGCCCGCAGTTGGTTAGTTTTACAATTGTCCAATTCCCCTTTTATCTTAGGCTTAGTGGCTTTTATCGGCTCTATCCCAATTCTCATCTTCTCCCTCCTCGGTGGTCTCTTTGCCGACCGGGTCTATAAACGCAACCTCCTTTTATTCACCCAAACCACCCTCACCATTTTGGCTTTCCTCCTTGCGGGATTGGTCTACCTCCAATTGATTAGAGTCTGGCACATTCTCATCTTAGAAGCACTCGCTGGGATGGTCTTTGCCTTTGATGCTCCGGGTCGTCAATCCTTTGTTAAGGAACTGGTTAATAAAGAAGACCTGATGAATGCGGTTGCTTTAAATTCTTTAATCTTCAACTTGGCAAGAATGATTGGCCCAGCCGTGGCTGGTCTTTTAATCACTACTGTGGGTATCGCTTTCTGCTTTTTAGTTAACGGTTTAAGTTTCTTACCCGTGATTTTTGGTCTCATCTTCATCCGCACAGCATTTCTACCGCCGGAGAAGAGTTCTTACAGTAAAGACCTAAAAGATGCCTTCCGTTATATTCTAAAAAATAGAGAAATTCTTTTATTAATTCTTATGGTCGGATTTTTGAGCGTCTTTGGGGTTTCATTCTTAACCTTAGTCCCGGTATTTGCTCGGGATATCTTGCGGGTTGGGGTTAAGGGTTACGGGATGATGATGTCCGCGGTTGGTTTCGGTTCTCTCTCCGGAGCCAGTCTTTTAGCCATCTTAGGAAAAGATCTAAAAAAGGGGAAAGTTATCATCATTGCCAGTTTCTCCTTTGCCCTTTTTCTTCTCATCTTCTCCTTCCAAAAGCTCTTTCTCCCCTCCCTCTTCTTACTCTTCGGTCTCGGCCTCTGGGTGATTATGCAAAATGTGACCGTCAATACCATTCTCCAAGAAGTCGTCCCGGATAACCTCCGGGGGAGGGTGATGAGTTTCTACGTGATGATGTTTATGGGGATGTTCCCGGTGGGGAGCCTTCTGGCGGGGGCGGTTGCTCAAAAGTTCGGAGCACCAGTCGCCACCGCTTTCGGCAGCATTGTGATTCTTATCTGGTCCTTGTATGTCAGCCTCGCAAAATTGTTGCCCCAAGAAATCTAA
- the mnmA gene encoding tRNA 2-thiouridine(34) synthase MnmA has product MKERVYCLMSGGVDSATAAYLLKEMGYEVVGVTLLLWEGEAGGKSCCGQKAIRDAAACAAEIRIPHLTLDLREEFKKLVVEDFLISYLSGRTPNPCIVCNQKIKFGKVLERLAQLFPDEAGYIATGHYARIENSFLKKGKVLKYDQSYFLYALPKERLKRILFPIGDYGKEEVREIARKANLVTAEKPKSQEICFIPDDDYPRFLLKFYPNAAKPGPILDREGKEIGQHKGIIYYTIGQRRGVGIARGKRLYVIKTDPVNNTIVLGEEKDTYGKEALVSQLNLFVEIPDGLRAKAKIRHQDKESWAIVNWLGKDQILVRFEEPKWAITPGQSLVLYDNDTVLGGGVIQDEFGRLQK; this is encoded by the coding sequence ATGAAAGAAAGGGTCTATTGCCTTATGTCCGGGGGAGTTGATTCTGCTACCGCCGCCTATCTTTTGAAGGAGATGGGTTATGAGGTAGTGGGGGTCACTCTCCTCCTATGGGAAGGAGAAGCAGGGGGAAAGTCTTGCTGCGGGCAAAAGGCAATTCGGGATGCTGCGGCTTGCGCCGCGGAAATAAGAATCCCCCATCTCACCCTGGATTTAAGAGAAGAGTTCAAAAAACTGGTGGTGGAAGATTTTTTAATATCTTACCTCTCCGGAAGGACACCCAACCCTTGTATCGTCTGTAACCAAAAAATTAAGTTTGGTAAGGTATTAGAGCGTCTGGCACAACTCTTTCCGGATGAGGCGGGATACATTGCTACTGGTCACTACGCCCGGATTGAAAACTCTTTCCTAAAAAAAGGAAAGGTACTAAAATACGACCAATCCTATTTTCTCTATGCCCTACCCAAAGAGAGACTTAAAAGAATCCTCTTTCCCATTGGCGATTACGGAAAGGAAGAGGTGAGAGAGATTGCCCGAAAGGCAAATCTTGTCACGGCGGAAAAACCAAAAAGCCAAGAGATCTGTTTCATCCCCGATGACGATTATCCTCGATTTCTATTAAAATTTTACCCGAACGCGGCAAAACCGGGTCCGATTTTGGACCGAGAAGGAAAAGAGATTGGGCAGCATAAGGGGATTATCTATTACACAATTGGCCAGAGGAGAGGGGTGGGTATCGCCAGGGGGAAGAGATTATATGTGATAAAAACCGATCCGGTAAATAATACAATCGTCTTAGGGGAAGAAAAAGATACTTATGGGAAAGAGGCTCTTGTCTCCCAATTGAATCTATTTGTGGAAATTCCTGATGGTTTAAGGGCGAAGGCAAAGATTCGGCATCAAGATAAGGAGAGTTGGGCAATAGTTAACTGGTTAGGAAAAGACCAGATTCTGGTTAGATTTGAGGAGCCAAAATGGGCAATCACCCCCGGCCAATCGTTAGTCCTATACGATAACGATACAGTTCTGGGGGGAGGCGTAATTCAAGACGAGTTTGGAAGGCTTCAAAAGTGA
- the rpsO gene encoding 30S ribosomal protein S15, translated as MPLSKLKKKEIIEKFKLHESDTGSPEVQIAVLTERINQLTEHLKVHKKDKHSRIGLIKMVNLRRRHLNYLQRHHKERYLKIVEKLGLRG; from the coding sequence ATGCCGCTTTCAAAGTTAAAAAAGAAGGAAATAATTGAAAAGTTTAAACTTCATGAAAGTGATACCGGCTCACCCGAAGTTCAGATTGCGGTCCTTACGGAAAGGATCAACCAACTGACCGAACACTTAAAGGTTCACAAGAAGGATAAACATTCCCGAATCGGTTTGATAAAGATGGTGAATCTGAGAAGGCGCCACCTCAATTATCTCCAGAGGCATCATAAAGAGCGCTACCTAAAGATTGTAGAAAAACTTGGCTTACGGGGTTAG